A stretch of Shinella zoogloeoides DNA encodes these proteins:
- a CDS encoding winged helix-turn-helix domain-containing protein — protein MTILLSNAEARRIFLARQGLGARPDRLLGKEGLLRLIHDIGFVQVDSIATVERAHHQILFSRNQTYRREHLTDLLEKDGELFENWTHDASIIPSTFFRYWKHRFRREDETIIERWRKWREPGFEAAFEETYQRIVSGGAVLSRDLKADDHKSGGWWNWHPNKTALEYLWRTGKVAIARRENFQKVYDLVERVLPPHHHAEEVEHDAFVDWACRSALERLGFATHGEIAAFWALVSPDEAKAWVEAHRDELRPVLIEPADGGKPRASHAFADFPACLGDVPEPPNRLRVLSPFDPLIRDRNRTERLFGYFYRIEVFVPEPKRQYGYYVFPLLEGDRLVGRIDMKADRKDGTLDVKRLWWEPKVRAASGRLEKLEAELSRLAKFSGVDEVRYLDGWRGEGA, from the coding sequence CTTCGTGCAGGTGGATAGCATCGCCACCGTCGAGCGGGCGCATCACCAGATCCTCTTTTCGCGCAACCAGACTTACCGGCGCGAGCACCTGACGGACCTTCTGGAAAAGGACGGGGAGCTTTTCGAGAACTGGACGCATGACGCCTCGATCATCCCGAGCACCTTCTTCCGTTACTGGAAGCACCGCTTCCGCCGCGAGGACGAGACGATCATCGAGCGCTGGCGCAAATGGCGCGAGCCGGGCTTCGAGGCGGCCTTCGAGGAGACCTACCAGCGCATCGTCTCGGGCGGCGCGGTGCTCTCGCGCGATCTCAAGGCGGATGACCACAAGTCCGGCGGCTGGTGGAACTGGCACCCGAACAAGACGGCGCTGGAATATCTCTGGCGCACCGGCAAGGTCGCCATCGCCCGGCGGGAGAATTTCCAGAAGGTCTACGATCTCGTGGAGCGCGTGCTGCCGCCGCACCATCACGCGGAGGAGGTGGAGCACGACGCCTTCGTCGACTGGGCCTGCCGCAGCGCGCTGGAGCGCCTCGGCTTCGCCACTCACGGCGAGATCGCCGCCTTCTGGGCTCTCGTCTCGCCCGATGAGGCCAAAGCCTGGGTGGAGGCCCATCGCGATGAACTGCGCCCCGTCCTGATCGAGCCTGCGGACGGCGGCAAGCCGCGCGCCTCCCATGCCTTTGCCGATTTCCCGGCCTGCCTCGGCGATGTGCCCGAGCCGCCGAACCGGCTGCGGGTGCTCTCGCCCTTCGATCCGCTGATCCGCGATCGCAACCGCACCGAACGGCTCTTCGGCTACTTCTACCGCATCGAGGTCTTCGTGCCGGAACCGAAGCGGCAATATGGCTACTACGTCTTCCCGCTGCTGGAGGGTGACCGCCTCGTCGGCCGCATCGACATGAAGGCCGACCGCAAGGACGGCACGCTCGACGTCAAGCGCCTCTGGTGGGAGCCGAAGGTGCGGGCTGCATCGGGACGGCTGGAGAAGCTGGAGGCGGAACTTTCGCGGCTGGCGAAGTTTTCCGGGGTGGACGAGGTGCGGTATCTGGATGGGTGGCGCGGGGAAGGGGCGTAG